DNA sequence from the Carnobacterium funditum DSM 5970 genome:
GGCTTCAATCAGCTCAGTTGGTAAATCTTGAATAAATCCAACTGTGTCAGTCAATGTTACCATTGTCCCTGTCGGCAATACCAGTTTTCTTGTTAAAGGATCCAAGGTAGCAAATAACTGATCTTCTTCATGCGTATCTGCTTGAGTAAGAGCATTTAATAATGTCGATTTCCCAGCGTTCGTATAACCAATCAAACCAACTTGAAATATCCCACTTTCTTTACGCTGTATCCGACTTCGACTACGATGTTTTTCGGTTTCTTTTAATGTTTTTTTAATATCGTTAACCTGGTCACGAATATGACGACGGTCTGTTTCTAATTTCGTTTCACCGGGACCTCTTGTTCCAATACCACCACCTAAACGAGATAAACCGATTCCTTGTCCAGCTAAACGAGGCAACATATATTGTAGCTGGGCTAACTCAACTTGTAATTTACCTTCCTTACTTTTAGCACGCATGGCAAAAATATCTAATATTAGTTGAATTCGATCAATAATTTTTATATCAATCACTTCTTGAATATTTCTAGTCTGTCCAGGAGTCAATGCTTGATTAAAAATCACCACGTCCGCTTCCGTTTCTTCAACTAGCTGAGCTAACTCTTCTAATTTGCCTTTTCCTAAAAAGGTACGAGAGTCGACACGCTCTCTTTTTTGCGTCAACTCTCCAACAACTCTTCCTAATGCTGTTTCTGTCAATTGAGCTAATTCTTTTAAAGAATAGGTGAAATCAGAATTTGTTTCTCTTGTTTGAACTCCAACTAACACAACTTTTTCTTGTTCTTTTTTTGTTTCCATCTCTATGACCTGCCTTTCTTTTTATAGCTACACAGTCAAAAAATAGTTAATTTCTTCTTTTAATTTTATTTCAGTTTCTGGTTCTTTTACTAAATCCCACCAACTAACATTTTTAGTTCGATTTCTAAACCACGTTAACTGTCTTTTAGCGTATCTTCTTGAATTTTTTTGAATTTCAGTAACCACATTTTCAATAGATTCCTCTTTATTAAAATACGGAATCCACTCCTTATAACCAATCCCTTTTAAAGCTTGAGCATTCTGGAGATTCTGGTCAAATAACCATCGGGCTTCTAACTCGAGGCCTTCATCAATCATTTTGTACACACGTTCGTTAATACGATTGTATAAAATAGAACGATCCGTAGTTAAGCCTATTATTTTTTCATCAAATAACGGTTCTTTGTCTTCATGTTCTTCTTGGTATTTAGAAAAAGGAATACCAGTCGTATGGTGAACTTCTAATGCACGAATAACACGTCTTACATTATTAGCATGGATTGTTTTCGCTGCTACTGGGTCCAGTTTCTCAAGTTCATTCCATAAGTGCGTTACACCAAAAAGCTCAGCTTCTGATTCTTTTTGTACACGAAAAGCTAAATCACTTTTTCCAGCGCCTCCCAAACTAATATCATGTAATAGGGATTCAATATATAGGCCCGTCCCACCGACAATAATCGGAATTTTACCTCTAGCTGTAATGTCTTGAATCAATCGTCTTCCTTTTTTTTGGAAATCAGATACCGTATAACTTTGACTAACAGTTACTTCATCAATTAGATGATGAGGTATTCCCGCTTGTTCTGCTATGGATACTTTTGCTGTACCTATATTTAACTGCTTGTAAATTTGCATTGAATCCCCGCTGATGATTTCACCATCGTATTCTTTTGCCAATGCAATACTTAAACTGGTTTTCCCGACTGCAGTAGGACCGACAATCACAATAACTTTAGATCTAGCCACTTTTTTTCTCCTTTAACATACAAATTATTTCTCATTTCGAATAGCAATAGCCTTTTTTGGAAAATCTGTAAAAATACCGGTTACTTTTTTATTGAAACAATAAATTAAGTCTTCTTCACTATTAATCGTCCAAAGTCGGACTGGAACTTTTGAAGTTTGATCTAAATCAACACTTTTAAACCATTCCAAACTAGGATGCCACATTTCGACAAGAATACGCTGATTTAATAGGGTTCTATTTTCTCCATAATCTTCGAACAATAAAGCAATCTCAGCTTTTTCATCTATCTTTTTAAGTCGAATAAGACTCTGATAATTGAAACTTGAAAAAACAACTGAGAATGCATTTGATTGCTTACGAAGTATGTCTAAAACTTTTTTTTCAATACCTTTATAAGCATACTTATTTGTTTTAAGTTCAATATTCAATAGACCTTTAAATTGAGTCTGGTTTAATAAATCTACCACCTCTTGTAAACTAGGTATGGAACACATTTTATAGTTTGAGTTGAACCAACTACCCATATCCAACATTTTTAATTCTTCTAAAGAAAAATTTCGAACTAAACCTTCTCCGTTACTCGTTCTATTTACCGTTTCATCATGGATAACAACCACATTTCCATCGCTGGTTAAATGAACATCTAATTCAATCCCGTCACTTCCTACTCGAATAGCTTCTTCAAAGGCAATTAGCGTATTTTCTGGATGAGTCCCTTTACTTCCACGATGAGCGATAATCTCAGTTTTTTTCATAATTTTACGCTGCCAAAAATCTTGAAATAAGACATTCCATTAGGCAACTCAACCTCTCCTTTCTACAGACAACTATTCACCTTGTCGCCATCTTATAAAAGTCGATTACTTGATTAGTTAATTTTAAAAACACTATTAGAATAGTGTTTATTATTAAATAAAACAACTAATAATGTCTATAAATAATTGTGTTTTTTTTAGGTACTTCTAGTTTTATTTGTTTGAAATCTAAGAAAATAATGATTCCATTAGAACTGAATAAAATAAAAGATAACATCTTTATTGTAACACAATAGCTGAAAAAATCGGTATACTATCGGTATACTTAAGTACAGATAGTAAAGTCATTACTCGTTTTTCTGTTTGATTTGGCGTAAAATAGAGTTAACCAAAATGAATGGAGGGTTGTCAAATGTATCTAACACTTGAAGAAACCGCAGAGTATTTGGATATTGAAATTTCGGAAGTTTATCGTCTTGTTCGTGAAAAACAAATTCGTACTGTATCAGATGGGGAAGATTTTTTGGTCAATAAGCAACAATTCAACCTATATTTAAAATCATTAGAAACATACAAGGCAGAAATACAAGATTATTTGAACGAATTGCCTCCAGAAGATATTGATATCAAAGACGAGGATTAACATTAATCAAATAGATAAAAAAATCGCCTCTTTAAAAGAGACGATTTTTAATCTATTTGTGTTTTTTAATTTTACCCGTCCAATCACGGTAACCGCCCTTCAAGCGGTACAATTCTGTGTAACCAGCCTTATGCAACCTAACAGCTGCTCTGCTACTTAATGTTTTATTGTAATCATAAAGATAAACAGGTTGATCTTTTCTAATTTCAACCATTCTTGTTTTAAATAAAGAATAAGGTATGTTTCTAGCTCCAAGAATATGTCCAGCATCAAAATCATTTTTTTCACGAACATCTATCAATTGAACCCTACGCATTTCTTTTTTAA
Encoded proteins:
- a CDS encoding rhodanese-like domain-containing protein, giving the protein MNANVILNIVLLIIIIVWGGYELFQYFNRKRASVELTAAEFKKEMRRVQLIDVREKNDFDAGHILGARNIPYSLFKTRMVEIRKDQPVYLYDYNKTLSSRAAVRLHKAGYTELYRLKGGYRDWTGKIKKHK
- a CDS encoding excisionase family DNA-binding protein — encoded protein: MYLTLEETAEYLDIEISEVYRLVREKQIRTVSDGEDFLVNKQQFNLYLKSLETYKAEIQDYLNELPPEDIDIKDED
- a CDS encoding glycerophosphodiester phosphodiesterase, which translates into the protein MKKTEIIAHRGSKGTHPENTLIAFEEAIRVGSDGIELDVHLTSDGNVVVIHDETVNRTSNGEGLVRNFSLEELKMLDMGSWFNSNYKMCSIPSLQEVVDLLNQTQFKGLLNIELKTNKYAYKGIEKKVLDILRKQSNAFSVVFSSFNYQSLIRLKKIDEKAEIALLFEDYGENRTLLNQRILVEMWHPSLEWFKSVDLDQTSKVPVRLWTINSEEDLIYCFNKKVTGIFTDFPKKAIAIRNEK
- the miaA gene encoding tRNA (adenosine(37)-N6)-dimethylallyltransferase MiaA produces the protein MARSKVIVIVGPTAVGKTSLSIALAKEYDGEIISGDSMQIYKQLNIGTAKVSIAEQAGIPHHLIDEVTVSQSYTVSDFQKKGRRLIQDITARGKIPIIVGGTGLYIESLLHDISLGGAGKSDLAFRVQKESEAELFGVTHLWNELEKLDPVAAKTIHANNVRRVIRALEVHHTTGIPFSKYQEEHEDKEPLFDEKIIGLTTDRSILYNRINERVYKMIDEGLELEARWLFDQNLQNAQALKGIGYKEWIPYFNKEESIENVVTEIQKNSRRYAKRQLTWFRNRTKNVSWWDLVKEPETEIKLKEEINYFLTV
- the hflX gene encoding GTPase HflX translates to METKKEQEKVVLVGVQTRETNSDFTYSLKELAQLTETALGRVVGELTQKRERVDSRTFLGKGKLEELAQLVEETEADVVIFNQALTPGQTRNIQEVIDIKIIDRIQLILDIFAMRAKSKEGKLQVELAQLQYMLPRLAGQGIGLSRLGGGIGTRGPGETKLETDRRHIRDQVNDIKKTLKETEKHRSRSRIQRKESGIFQVGLIGYTNAGKSTLLNALTQADTHEEDQLFATLDPLTRKLVLPTGTMVTLTDTVGFIQDLPTELIEAFQSTLEETRNVDLLLHVVDSSAENMAGHERTVIKLLKDLGMDHIPLLTVYNKKDLADQLFSPGLFPNVFISARDSSDVVILLEEIINRMKSIMIPYQIRINVSEGHKLVRLKQETLLTSEEYVEEANNYLVKGFIKKESKWNGENQLK